From Longimicrobium sp.:
AGGCATCGCCGCGGCGCTCGGCAGACGTGCGCCGGGTACTCAACACCGTGCTGGCCGTGTCGCTGGTGCTGGTGGCGGTGAAGGCGTACGCCGGCGTGCGGGCGGGGTCACTGGCGGTGCTGGGCGGCGCCATCGACTCGGGGCTGGACGTGCTGACCACGCTGGTCGCCATCGTCCTGGCGCGGGTGGCCGGCGCCGCGCCCGACGAGGAGCATCCCTACGGCCACGCCAAGTTCGAGACGCTGGGCGCCCTCGCCATGGTGGCCTTCCTCTCCATCACCGTCACGGAGCTGGTGCGCGGCGCCGTGTCGCGCATCTTGGGCAACGAGCCGCCCGATTTCGACGCGACGGTCGCG
This genomic window contains:
- a CDS encoding cation diffusion facilitator family transporter, which codes for MRRAAAGREASPRRSADVRRVLNTVLAVSLVLVAVKAYAGVRAGSLAVLGGAIDSGLDVLTTLVAIVLARVAGAAPDEEHPYGHAKFETLGALAMVAFLSITVTELVRGAVSRILGNEPPDFDATVAVGAMAVSLVIGLVASGYEKRRGEALRSDLLLADAAHLRADVWVTVSVLAGLGLTELGVPHGDAWTTLFVSVLIARTGWG